A stretch of DNA from Myxococcales bacterium:
CATCGTGCTCGCCGCCCACGCCATCAACCGCGGCGAGGCCCCGAGGAGCTCGCGGCCGGCGAAGAGAGCGACTTCTTTCGTCCCCTCGAAGGACGCCGCGAGCACGGCGCGCATCGTCGAGAAGCTCGTCACCGAGCGCATCCCCAGGAAACTCGGCCTCGATCCGGTGCGGGACGTGCAGGTGCTCACGCCCATGCAAGGGCCCGCTCGGCGCCCTCGCCCTGAACACCGAGCTCCAGCGCCTCTTGAACCCCGGCCAAGGTGGCCTCGTCCGCCGCTCTCGCGCACCTACCGCGTCGGCGACAAGGTGATGCAGGTCAAGAACAACTACGACGCCCAGGTCTACAACGGCGACGTGGGGCTCGTCGCGCCTCCTCGACGACGACGCGGGGTCGTCGTGTCGTTTGGCGATCGTCGAATTCACCGCGAGATCGGCCGCCCTCGACGATCTCGTGTTGGCGTACGCATGCACCCTAAATCGCCGGGCAGCGAGTACCCGGCGGTGGTGGTGCCGCTTCTCGTCGTCGCCCCGTGTTGCTGGCGAAGAACCTCGTCTACAGCCGTCACGCGCGGGCGGCTGTCGCCGTGCTCGTACCGCGCGCCGCTCTCGCTCGCCCTGTCCCCGAGCCACGCGACGATCGCCGCACGGA
This window harbors:
- a CDS encoding AAA family ATPase; the protein is MSESSVRGRHAAQAARGRSEDAHLQAQRKLPLDGDAFVVGPAWSTSPRRRAPRAIPDGKRLVLVGDVDQLPSVGPGNVLLRRDRSGVVSVARLTTVFRQARTSRIVLAAHAINRGEAPRSSRPAKRATSFVPSKDAASTARIVEKLVTERIPRKLGLDPVRDVQVLTPMQGPARRPRPEHRAPAPLEPRPRWPRPPLSRTYRVGDKVMQVKNNYDAQVYNGDVGLVAPPRRRRGVVVSFGDRRIHREIGRPRRSRVGVRMHPKSPGSEYPAVVVPLLVVAPCCWRRTSSTAVTRGRLSPCSYRAPLSLALSPSHATIAARSSRTGSRAKPGADTPLETRPARPSCRAPREGGDLFFPGSLCSGWPQDFLPTSPSPMFLGDSCRSRPHA